The sequence ATCTACGGGCTGCACGTACTCAGCGATGGGATTGTCAAAGACAGGTCTGTCAGCGCGGCGGAGCGCCTGCAAGAGGATGAGGAGATTTCCGCGTCGCAAAACGAAGCGTTTCTCAGGTTTGAAGAGAAACTGCACGAGGATGATAAATAAGGTTCAGTAGAGAACCAGGCCGGTATTGGTCACGGTATTCGGCCCGTTTATATAGGAAAGGCCTGCCGCGTCGCAAAGCTGTGAAACGTCGATACCGCAAGCCTCTACGGAAACGATACAGCGCTGCGGATACCTGCAGGGCGCGTCGGGATAGGTGCAGGTCTTGCACAATGTGCATTTTCCGGCGCCCAGCACGAGGGATCGCGGCGTTTCCTTTTGCAGATAATCTTGGATTTTATGGGCGATATTATTGAAAGCCTCATTGGAAGCGAACATACCCTCAACGTCAAAGGAGTCGGTTAGTTTGCCAATATACTGAAAGGCGACGGCATGCGAAAAACGGCGCGCGCGCTGTGCGAGCATGGGTACGTCGCCGCAGCCGGGCGGACAGCACCAATTGGTATCATAACATCCGCATCTGTTCATTGCGCATGATTCGCGCAATTCCGGATAAAAGCGAATATCCGAAACGGCAACGCCGGCAGCGTGGTGCGCGCCGTATTCCTTTAAAGTTTGGATGAGTTTTTTTGCGTCTGGCATAATGCGGCCATCCTCCCAGTACGTTTTTCCCTATTATAACACAATCAGGATATAGTAAAAGGCCGATGGTATACCATCGGCCTTTTACTGATTGGGGGGTATGTATTGTTTTTGTTGCCACTGCACGGTGTGCTGCGACACAGTATATATAACCTGCCCGTTATGATATAAACATCATTTTGATTTGATTTTGCGCTTCCTGCGTTTGCGGTTGGCGGAAAAAAGTGCCAGCAAGCCCATGAATACCTGCCCGTTGGCGATCATTAAAATCCCGCGCGCCATTCCGTAGGTGAGCAATCCGCCGGAAAGCGAAATGAGTACGCGCAGCGGATTCTGGTCTAAGAGCTGGAGCATAATCTGCTGTCCCAAATAATTATCCGCAGAGATATGTTTGGTGGCAAACCAGCGTGCAATCCGGTGAATCTGCCGGCCGATAAGCGCGGAGTCAAAATCGGTGAGCGTGGCGTTGATGGTAAACGGATGCAGGCTGAACGAAATCTGGGGAATTTTATCGAACAGGCTGTAAAAGGTAACCGCATCCCAATGCCCATCGGATGCGGCAGGATAATACGGCGGCTGCACTCCAGACGGGATACGGACCATGGCTTTCAAGCGAATATCGCGCGAGGACGCGCCCACAAGGACACTGCAATCGTCTAAAAGCTGCCAGCCGTCCTGGTAAAAGGAAAAGTCGCGGTCTGTAAGGACGCAGGAGAGTTCTTTTGATTCGCCCGGCTGTAAAAAAACTTTATCAAAGGCGCATAAATGCTTCTCGATGGGGGAACGGCCGATATATACCTGCGCAATTTCGCCGCCGGCGACGCTTCCGGTGTTGGTAACCGTAAAATACACGGTGATTTCTTCGCCTGCCGACATGGTTCCCTGGGAAAGCCGCAGGTCGGAATAGGCAAAGGTCGTGTAGGAAAGTCCATGACCAAAAGGGAACAGGACTTCTTTTTGCGCCGCGTCGTAGTAACGGTATCCCACATAAATACTTTCGCGGTACTCCACGTTATGCCGGTCGTCCGAAAAAAAACGGTAGGCGGGCGTATCGCTCAAATGAACGGGATAGGTTTCCGCGAGCTTGCCGCTGGGATTTACTTCACCAGTCAGGAGCTGTGCTGCCGCAGAAGCCGAAGCCTCGCCGCCCAGATAACAGTTCAAAAGCGCGGAGACACAGCCGATCCACGGCATTTCCACAGGCGCGCCGCCGCATAAAAGCACAATAACAGGTTTGATGGCGGCGACCCTTTCGATGAGTTCTGCCTGGTTCTGCGGTATGCAAATATGCGTACGATCAATGCCTTCCATTTCGTAGCGTGCAGGCAGACCCGCAAAAATAACCGCGACGTCAGCGTTTTGCGCGGTATGCAGCGCATCTGCGAGCAGGGCACCGTCGGTTTCGTCCTGATCGGCTTCGTAACCCTTACTGTATACAAAATCGATTCCATATTTGGGAAATTCTTCGAGGGCGTTTTCAAGGTGCGCGGGATTGATCATCGAACTGCCTGCGCCCTGGTATCTCGGCTTTTCAGCAAATTCGCCGAGCAGCGCGACCTTTGTGCCAGGCTTTAAGGGCAGCAGGCCGTTTTCATTTTTGAGCAGGACAGCGCTCGCGGCCGCCGCCTCGCGCGCCAACTCGTGGTTTTTTTGCATATTGCATTCGTAAGGCGTCTTTTTATTTTCCTCGCAGCGGAATACAAAAGCGAGCACGCTGCGCACGCAAGCATCGAGCGCATCCTCTGAGAGAGTTCCTTTTTGTACGCTGCGAACGATGCGTTCCGTGTTCTCTCCGCCGGAGTATGGCATTTCCAGATCCATACCTGCGGCAATGCCCTTTTCACGGTTATAGCATGCGCCCCAGTCGGAGACGACCAGGCCCTCAAAGCCCCAGTCTTTACGCAGTATATCCGTGATTAATTCTTTTGTTTCTCCGCAATAATCGCCGTTGAGCATATTGTAGGCGCTCATGACGGCATAAGGCCTGGATTTTTTAATAGCGCGTTCAAATCCCTGCAAATAAATCTCGTGCAGGGCGCGTTTATCGATAATGGAATTAGAGACCATACGAAAATATTCGCGGTTGTTGGCTGCGAAATGCTTGAGGCACGCGCCTGTACCGGTGCTCTGTATGCCGTTGATCATCTGGGCGCCAAGGTCGCCGGAAAGGAGCGGATCCTCGGAAAAGTATTCGAAATTGCGTCCGCACAAGGGAGAGCGTTTGATATTGATTCCCGGTCCCAAAACAAGGGATACACCCTGGCTGCGGGCTTCGCTGCCAAGGGCGGAGCCTATCCGGTACAAAAGATCCTTGTCCCACGAGCAGGCGGCCGTTGCTGCGGGTGGGAAACATGTGGCGGGCAGAGACGTCTCGAGCATGGCGGTGTCTTCATCGTATTGTTTGCGCAGCCCATGGGGACCGTCGGTCATCAATATCTCTGGAATGCCAAGCTCCGCGATCGGATAGGTGTTCCAGGCGTTCAGCCCCGAACAAAGATCCGCCTTTTGTTCCAGCGTCAGTTTGGAAAGAATATCTTCGATTTGATTCATATACGTACCTCGTGGGATTCTGCTTTATATATAATGTAACCAAATATAAGATGTCTTAAAAACAATAGTATTATACCATAAATCATTGTGGGGAAAAACCGGCAGGTGTCATGCAACAAATATGACGAAATTGTAAATAACATTAAAATTTCCATTGGATTTTCCTGATAAAATAAGGCGTTTACAAGATAAAACGCATAAATATTACAAAAGTATTAAAAAATATATGGACATTTGAGACGAATGAGCGTATAATTCGTATTAAACTTGTAACAGAAAAGGAGTTTTTATGAAGCAGATTTTTAGGAGATTCAAAACCGCAAAGATTTTTCGCGGACGAGAAGCTTCCGTACGCAAAGGACATACATCTTCTGTTGTACATCGTTACAGGGCGAGAAAAAGAAAGCATCTGTTGATCGTTGTCGGGATTATTGTGACAGTGGTCATGGTCCCCATCCTTGTCTCGACGGCCGCATATGGCGACGAGATATTCCGTACCCAGCCGGAGCCGCAGGTAGAAGCTGCGCAGCTGTCACAGGAACCTGAACCGACGCCAACGCCTTCGTTAGCGGCCGACCAGGGAATCCTGCTGGAGAACACGCAGGGCGAGGCTCCGGCGGACGATTCCAGTATTGAGGCACAGGGCG comes from Christensenellaceae bacterium and encodes:
- a CDS encoding glycosyl hydrolase → MNQIEDILSKLTLEQKADLCSGLNAWNTYPIAELGIPEILMTDGPHGLRKQYDEDTAMLETSLPATCFPPAATAACSWDKDLLYRIGSALGSEARSQGVSLVLGPGINIKRSPLCGRNFEYFSEDPLLSGDLGAQMINGIQSTGTGACLKHFAANNREYFRMVSNSIIDKRALHEIYLQGFERAIKKSRPYAVMSAYNMLNGDYCGETKELITDILRKDWGFEGLVVSDWGACYNREKGIAAGMDLEMPYSGGENTERIVRSVQKGTLSEDALDACVRSVLAFVFRCEENKKTPYECNMQKNHELAREAAAASAVLLKNENGLLPLKPGTKVALLGEFAEKPRYQGAGSSMINPAHLENALEEFPKYGIDFVYSKGYEADQDETDGALLADALHTAQNADVAVIFAGLPARYEMEGIDRTHICIPQNQAELIERVAAIKPVIVLLCGGAPVEMPWIGCVSALLNCYLGGEASASAAAQLLTGEVNPSGKLAETYPVHLSDTPAYRFFSDDRHNVEYRESIYVGYRYYDAAQKEVLFPFGHGLSYTTFAYSDLRLSQGTMSAGEEITVYFTVTNTGSVAGGEIAQVYIGRSPIEKHLCAFDKVFLQPGESKELSCVLTDRDFSFYQDGWQLLDDCSVLVGASSRDIRLKAMVRIPSGVQPPYYPAASDGHWDAVTFYSLFDKIPQISFSLHPFTINATLTDFDSALIGRQIHRIARWFATKHISADNYLGQQIMLQLLDQNPLRVLISLSGGLLTYGMARGILMIANGQVFMGLLALFSANRKRRKRKIKSK